Part of the Flavobacterium sp. MDT1-60 genome, TCAATATGCACAAAAAGATAATAGAATTAGGATTCTAAGCAATTTTGAAAATAAGAAGTTACCAGCAAGTTTAAATATTGGACATAATGAGGCAAGAGGAGATTTTATAACATGGACAAGTGATGATAATTTTTATGAGCCTGATGCTTTAGAAAAACTTTTAAAATCATTGCTAGAGAATGAAGCTGATATTGTTTACAGTGATATTTTCTTAATTGATAATTTAGGCAACAGAATAAGAGAAGTTAGGTTATTAAGAGTAGAAAATTTAATTTTTGGAAATGTTATAGGATCTTGTTTTTTATATAGGCGAAATGTCTTTCAAAAAAATAATGGTTATAATGAAACTTTATTTCTAATTGAAGACTATGATTTTTGGTTGCGTGCTATCTTACATAGTAAATATTATAAACTTGATCAGTTTTTATACAATTATAGAAAGCATGAGAATAGTTTAACGAATCAGATAAAAACAGTTAATGATAAACAAATTACTTGGAAAAAAAATATAGAGGTGATGTATTTTGAATTTTCAAGAAATTTTATAGATCACGATTTTCAAGTTTTTTCAGAATTGCAAACTAAAATATTAAGTTGTCAACAAATAAAATTTGAGTGGATCATAAAAAATTATTCTACTATTAAAAAATTTCAAGAGAATATTTCTAAAAATAAAAACTTTCAAAATAAAAAAGCAACCGGGAAAGTTTTTTTAAATCAGATAATCATGTTGATGGTATCAGATTTCGCTAGAAAAAAAAGTAAGTTTCATTGTTTTTTCATATTTAAAAACTACTATCCATTTTTAAATAAAAATAGTATAAAAACTTTAATAAAGTATTCCTATTTTAAATGAAAAAAAAAGTAACTATAGTCATGGCTACTTATAATAGAAGTCATTTTATTTTAGAATCTTTACTGTCTATTCAGAATCAAACCTATTCAGAATTCGAATGTTTAATAATTGATGACGGGGGAACCGATAATACTTTAGAAGTTATTACTGCAGTTTTAAATAAAGATTCTCGTTTTAAGTTTTTAAAACGCCTTGATAATTATAAAAAAGGATTACCTGGATGCCGAAATTATGGTATTGATTTAGCAAAAGGTGATTACATCATATTTTTCGATGATGACGATATTGTGCATCCACAAAATTTAGAATTGTGCATAGTAGAATTGAGCAAAACTGAGGTTTCATTCTGTAGATATCAACGAGAAGTTTTTTTTAATGAGTTTGATTATCGCTTTGATTATTCTAAAATATATACCTCCTTTAAAATTGATAGTAGTGATGTTAGAAGAATCTTAAATCATGAATTACCCTTTAATTCCTGTGCGGTAATGTGGAAGAGAGAATGTTTTGAAAAGAATCGTTTTGTTGAACATTTGATGTATGCTGAAGAATGGGAACTATATTCTAGAATAATATCTTCGGGATTTAAAGGAATATCGATTAACAAGTGTTTATTTTATGGACGAAAACATGACAATTCAAATACTGGTGAATTTTTTCAAAATAATCCTGTTAGAATGGCTTCTCAAGCTGATGCAGTTGTTTTAGTTGTTCAGAATCTTAAAGAAAAACAATTACTTACAAATTCATTGATTCAATACTTCATAACTATTTCTATTGGTTTCAAAGAGTATAATTTGTTTAATAGAATATTAAATATTTTGGATTTAAGTATTTTTAAAAGTTTAAAATGGATTTTTTTTTATCAATCTTATCCTTTACGTTTGCCCATTTATAAATTAAAAAAAAGATTTAAATAATGAAGATTCTCCTTTGTTTTGGAACTCGTCCAGAGGCAATTAAAATGGCACCATTATATCATAAGCTACAAAAGGAAAATTTTGAAGTTCTTGTGTGTGTAACAGCTCAACATCGTGAAATGTTGGATCAGGTTTTGGATTTTTTTGAAATTAAACCTGATTTTGATTTAGATTTAATGCAATCGAACCAATCTTTAAATAGTTTAAGTGCACTTATTTTATCAAAAATAGATACTGTCCTTAGAAAAACAAACCCAGATTTAGTTTTAGTTCATGGGGATACAACAACTTCTTCAATGGTAGCTTTGGCAGCTTTTCATTTAGGCATAAAAGTAGGTCATGTAGAAGCTGGGCTACGAACTTATAATAAAAAGGCACCTTTTCCTGAAGAAGTTAACAGACAAATAACAAGCAGACTGGTAGATTTACATTTTACACCAACAGTTGAAGCGACAGAAAATTTATTAACTGAAGGAATTCTGAAAGAAGATATTGTTCAAACAGGTAATACCGTAATTGATGCTTTACTTTGGACAACAAATAAAATTGGTAAACCTGAATATAGCCATCCCGAAATTGAAAAATTAAAAAAGGAAATTACAGAAAATAAAAAAATGGTTTTGGTGACAGGTCATCGAAGAGAGAACTTTGAATCAGGTTTAAAAAATCTTTGTGAAGCACTTTTAGACATTTCTCTAAGAGAAGATGTTTTTATTGTGTATCCGGTTCATTTAAATCCAAATGTAAAAAAAACAGTTTATGATTTATTGTCTGACAAACAAAATATTCTTTTAATTCCTCCTGTTTCATATCCTGTTTTTGTTTGGTTAATGCAGCAATCTTTTTTAATTGTGACAGATTCTGGAGGTATTCAGGAAGAAGCACCGTCATTAGGAAAACCTGTTTTGGTTACCAGAGAAGTTTCTGAAAGACCAGAAGGTGTAACAGCAGGATTTTCAACTTTGGTAGGAACAGATAAAGACAAAATAATAAACACAATAGAGGAAATTTTAAATAATTTTAAAGGTTTTGAAAATCTAGGGAATCCTTACGGAAATGGAGATGCCGCAGATAAAATAGTCACTTATTTAAGTAGTTAACTATGTTTAATAAGAGAAAAGGAAAATCTTTGTTTTTAAAGATAATAAAACATATGCCTTCTAACTCGCTCAGGATTTTTTTATTAGAAAAAATGTTTGGCTATTCTATTGGAAAAAATGTCAAAATTGGGAAAGTCATAATAAACTGCAATAAAGTAACAATTGGAGATAATGTTTACATTGCGAACAATAACCTAATTTTATGCAAAGAATTGTCAATAGGACAGAAAACTTCAATTCATTCTGGGAATGTATTTCAGGGAAGTGCTAATTTCTCTATTGGTACAAATTCAAGAATTATAAATAATCATTATTTCGATTTGTATCATAATATAGAAATAGGTAATAACACCTGGATTGCTGGTAAAGGTAGCCAGTTTTGGACACATGGTTCCATTCACACAAAATTAAAAACCAAAGATTTATCAATTAAAATTAAAAATGATATTTATATTGGGTCAGCTTCATGTTTTGCCCCAGGAGTATGTATTGAAAGTGAAAATTTAATTGGGTTAGGCAGTGTAATAACAAAGAGTTTTTTAGAGAATAAAACTATTATTGCAGGTAACCCTGCAATAGTAGTAAAACAAGATGTTGATTGGAGAATAAATTGGTAACAATAATGAAAAAAATACTCATAGTTGTAGATTCGATAAATATAGAAGACAGTAGTGGATCTAAAGCCAATGTTGCACTAATTAATAATTTACGGCTGGCAGGATTCGAAGTTTTGGTTTGCCATTATACGTTAAGAGATATTGAATTAACAAATATAAACACTTATGCAATTGCTGAAATAAAAACAAGTGTCACTTATTTTTTAAGCAGATTACAGCGTGTTGTAAGCCGAAATTTAAAAGTTAATTTAGCTCCTTTTTTAGAACGATGGTTTGGTTTTTCATTTTCTTTTTTTAATGATACCAAGAGTATAAAAAAAGCATTGAAAAAAAATGAATTTAAACCGGATTTAGTTTTAACTTTAAGTAAAGGGGCGAGCTTTAGACCACATTACGCAGTACTTAAGACACCTCATTTTCACGAAAAATGGATAGCATATGTGCATGATCCGTTTCCTTTTCATTTTTATCCGAGACCATACAATTGGATAGAATCAAGCTATCGTCAAAAAGAACAATTTTTTAAAGAGCTTTCTTTAAAAGCCATGCATAGTGCATTTCCTAGTGAATTATTGAAAGAATGGATGAGTAGTTATTTTCCTAATTTTGAAAAAACAGGAATTATTATTCCGCATCAAAATGAAAGATATAAAATTCAAAATACTTCTTTTCCATCTTACTTTAATGTTTCGAAATTCAATTTGCTCCATGCTGGAAATTTAATGAAACAGCGATCCCCTGAAGGTTTGATAAAAGGCTTTAATCTGTTTTTGGAACAAAATCCAGATGCAAAAATAGATGCAAAACTTCTATTGTTAGGTAATGCCTCTTATCATAATGAAATGCTGGAAAATTATAAAAAAAATATTCCTGAACTATATATTCATAGTGGAAACAAACCTTTTGATGAAGTCTATAATTTACAAAAAAATGTATCAGTTAATATAATTTTAGAAGCAAAAGGAGAAATTAGTCCTTTTCTTCCTGCTAAATTCCCTCATTGTGTTGAAGCTAATAAGACAATCCTTTCTCTGGGTCCATATTATAGCGAAACGAAAAGATTGTTAGGCAAAGATTATGAATTTTGGTCAGAAGTTGATGATGTACAAAGAATTGCCTTACTGATTGAGAAACTATATCAAATATGGAAAAGAAATCCTGATGATTTACAACTAAATAGAAAAGATCTTGAAGAATATGTATCGGTCGAACATTTAAAAGAAATAATAAACAAATTACCTGTTAATTAATGCTAAATTCGAGTTTTTCAATTTTAATTACCACCAAAAATCGTAAAGATGATTTGGCTTTCACTCTTCAAAAAATTCAAAACCTATTAGATAAAGAGAAGATAGTTTGTGTTGTATTTGATGATGGATCGATAGATGGAACATCGGATTTTGTAAAAGAAAATTATCCTCAAATTGTTTTACATACTAATAAAATTTCTAAAGGATATTTATATTGCCGAAATAAGATGTTAAATGAAACTGTAACAGATTTTGCTATTTCATTAGACGACGACGCAAATTTTGTTACTGAGAAACCTTTGGAAAATATTGAGGAATACTTTGAAAAAAATAAAAAAGCAGGATTGCTAGGGTTTAGGGTTTTTTGGTCTAAAGAAAGTCCTAATAATGTTTTTTCTAATGATCAGCCAACAAGAATGAAAAGTTTTGTAGGCTGTGCTCATGTTTGGCGAATAAAAGCATGGAAAGATATTCCAAATTATCCAGAATGGTTTGTTTTTTACGGGGAAGAAGATTTTGCTTCTTATCAACTATTTAAAAAGAATTGGGAAATACACTATTTACCATATGTTTTGGTAAATCATAGAGTTGATGTTGTAACCAGAAAAAACAATAATGATTATGCCTTACGATTACAAAGATCATTGCGATCCGGTTGGTATTTATTTTTTTTGTTCTATCCTATTTCAATTATTCCAAGAAAAATGGTTTATTCTATTTGGATACAACTCAAATCAAAGGTATTTAAAGGTGATTTAAAAGCTTTAAAGGCCCTTGTTTTAGCTTTATTTGATTTGCTGTTTTCTTTTCCTAAAATTATAAAAAATGCTAATCGCTTGTCAATGCAGGAATATAAAGATTTTCAAAATTTAGAAGATGCTAAAATCTATTGGAAGCCTGAAAAATAATTATTTTGTTAATTAAACCAAGTAAGAAAATTAAAATATGAAATCAGAATCATCACCTTATATCATTGCCGAAATTGGTCAGGCACACGAGGGCAGTTTGGGAATTTTACATTCTTACATTGACGCTGTTGCTCAAACTGGTGTTGATGCTATAAAGTTTCAGATGCATATTGCCGAAGCTGAAAGCAGTGAACACGAACCATTTCGTGTAAAGTTTTCCCTGGAAGATGAAACAAGATTTGATTATTGGAAGCGTATGGGGTTTTCTTTAGAACAATGGAAAGGAATTAAAAAACATTGTGATGAGGTTGGATTAGATTTTATTTGTTCACCTTTTAGTAATTTGGCAGTTGAATGGCTAGAAGAAGTGGGTGTAGAATGTTACAAAATTGGTTCAGGCGAAGTCAATAATTTTTTAATTTTAGAAAAAATTGCACAAACAGGCAAACATATAATCTTATCTTCAGGGATGAGTTCATATTCTGAATTAGATCAGACAGTTGCTTTTTTGAAAGAAAGAAATGTAGATTTTTCAATTTTACAATGTACCACAGCGTATCCAACTCAACCAGAACAATATGGATTAAATGTTATTCACGAATTGAAAAGTCGTTATAATGTATCGGTTGGTTTTTCAGACCATTCTGCAAAAATAGAAACTTGTATTGCTGCAACTGCTCTTGGAGCTGATATTCTGGAATTTCACATTGTTTTTGACAGACAGATGTTTGGTCCGGATTCAAAATCTTCTTTGACAATTTCAGAGACTAAAGATTTAGTAATTTCTGTTCGGAATATAGCTAATGCTTTATCAAATAGTATTGATAAAAATAATAACGAATCCTACTCTCCACTGAAGCAAATTTTTGAAAAATCATTGGCAGTCAACAAAGATTTACCTAAAAATCATATTTTGACTTTTGATGATTTAGAATCAAAAAAGCCAAAAGGATTAGGAATAGACGCTTCTCGTTTTCAGGAAATAATAGGGAAGGCATTGAATAAAGATTTAAAGCAATGGGATTTTTTGAATGAGGCTGATTTATTATAAACTAAGTTTAAGTTCCGTCAATCCTATAAAATTCAATTGATAATACTAAAAAATTACGTTTTACCTTTCCTC contains:
- a CDS encoding glycosyltransferase — its product is MKDLKISIILPVYNGEKYLSQSIESCVNQTHKNIELIIVNDCSTDNTLSIANQYAQKDNRIRILSNFENKKLPASLNIGHNEARGDFITWTSDDNFYEPDALEKLLKSLLENEADIVYSDIFLIDNLGNRIREVRLLRVENLIFGNVIGSCFLYRRNVFQKNNGYNETLFLIEDYDFWLRAILHSKYYKLDQFLYNYRKHENSLTNQIKTVNDKQITWKKNIEVMYFEFSRNFIDHDFQVFSELQTKILSCQQIKFEWIIKNYSTIKKFQENISKNKNFQNKKATGKVFLNQIIMLMVSDFARKKSKFHCFFIFKNYYPFLNKNSIKTLIKYSYFK
- a CDS encoding glycosyltransferase family 2 protein, which produces MKKKVTIVMATYNRSHFILESLLSIQNQTYSEFECLIIDDGGTDNTLEVITAVLNKDSRFKFLKRLDNYKKGLPGCRNYGIDLAKGDYIIFFDDDDIVHPQNLELCIVELSKTEVSFCRYQREVFFNEFDYRFDYSKIYTSFKIDSSDVRRILNHELPFNSCAVMWKRECFEKNRFVEHLMYAEEWELYSRIISSGFKGISINKCLFYGRKHDNSNTGEFFQNNPVRMASQADAVVLVVQNLKEKQLLTNSLIQYFITISIGFKEYNLFNRILNILDLSIFKSLKWIFFYQSYPLRLPIYKLKKRFK
- the wecB gene encoding non-hydrolyzing UDP-N-acetylglucosamine 2-epimerase, which codes for MKILLCFGTRPEAIKMAPLYHKLQKENFEVLVCVTAQHREMLDQVLDFFEIKPDFDLDLMQSNQSLNSLSALILSKIDTVLRKTNPDLVLVHGDTTTSSMVALAAFHLGIKVGHVEAGLRTYNKKAPFPEEVNRQITSRLVDLHFTPTVEATENLLTEGILKEDIVQTGNTVIDALLWTTNKIGKPEYSHPEIEKLKKEITENKKMVLVTGHRRENFESGLKNLCEALLDISLREDVFIVYPVHLNPNVKKTVYDLLSDKQNILLIPPVSYPVFVWLMQQSFLIVTDSGGIQEEAPSLGKPVLVTREVSERPEGVTAGFSTLVGTDKDKIINTIEEILNNFKGFENLGNPYGNGDAADKIVTYLSS
- a CDS encoding UDP-glycosyltransferase produces the protein MENKLVTIMKKILIVVDSINIEDSSGSKANVALINNLRLAGFEVLVCHYTLRDIELTNINTYAIAEIKTSVTYFLSRLQRVVSRNLKVNLAPFLERWFGFSFSFFNDTKSIKKALKKNEFKPDLVLTLSKGASFRPHYAVLKTPHFHEKWIAYVHDPFPFHFYPRPYNWIESSYRQKEQFFKELSLKAMHSAFPSELLKEWMSSYFPNFEKTGIIIPHQNERYKIQNTSFPSYFNVSKFNLLHAGNLMKQRSPEGLIKGFNLFLEQNPDAKIDAKLLLLGNASYHNEMLENYKKNIPELYIHSGNKPFDEVYNLQKNVSVNIILEAKGEISPFLPAKFPHCVEANKTILSLGPYYSETKRLLGKDYEFWSEVDDVQRIALLIEKLYQIWKRNPDDLQLNRKDLEEYVSVEHLKEIINKLPVN
- a CDS encoding glycosyltransferase family 2 protein, translating into MLNSSFSILITTKNRKDDLAFTLQKIQNLLDKEKIVCVVFDDGSIDGTSDFVKENYPQIVLHTNKISKGYLYCRNKMLNETVTDFAISLDDDANFVTEKPLENIEEYFEKNKKAGLLGFRVFWSKESPNNVFSNDQPTRMKSFVGCAHVWRIKAWKDIPNYPEWFVFYGEEDFASYQLFKKNWEIHYLPYVLVNHRVDVVTRKNNNDYALRLQRSLRSGWYLFFLFYPISIIPRKMVYSIWIQLKSKVFKGDLKALKALVLALFDLLFSFPKIIKNANRLSMQEYKDFQNLEDAKIYWKPEK
- a CDS encoding N-acetylneuraminate synthase family protein, producing MKSESSPYIIAEIGQAHEGSLGILHSYIDAVAQTGVDAIKFQMHIAEAESSEHEPFRVKFSLEDETRFDYWKRMGFSLEQWKGIKKHCDEVGLDFICSPFSNLAVEWLEEVGVECYKIGSGEVNNFLILEKIAQTGKHIILSSGMSSYSELDQTVAFLKERNVDFSILQCTTAYPTQPEQYGLNVIHELKSRYNVSVGFSDHSAKIETCIAATALGADILEFHIVFDRQMFGPDSKSSLTISETKDLVISVRNIANALSNSIDKNNNESYSPLKQIFEKSLAVNKDLPKNHILTFDDLESKKPKGLGIDASRFQEIIGKALNKDLKQWDFLNEADLL